TGTTGAGCATCGCGATGATCGACCCGATGATCTCCAGGTGGCTCAGCTCCTCGGTGGCGATGTCGTAGAGCATGTCCTTGCGCCCGGCATCGTCTTCGGCCAGCGCCTGGGTGAAGTAGCGCATGGCTGCCGCCAGTTCGCCTTGCGGGCCGCCGAACTGTTCCAGCATCAGCGTCGCCAGCTTCGGATCGGGGCGCTCGACGTGCACGGTGTACTGCAGTCGCTTGTTATGCATGAACATGGAGCATTCCTGTCGGGAGCGGATGGGTCGTTCCACCCTAGCGACCCGGGAGAAAGAGGCCATCAGTTTCGCGGCCCGCCGCCGTGCACAAATCATTGATACTTGCAGACGCATCGAGATCGTGTGGTGCGTGCAGGCCGGCCTGCTGCGCTGCGTGCGGTTCGGATCCGCGCGCATCGATCGGCGCTTGCTTCGGAGACGACACCGCGAACGCCGCCGACCGCCTCGGCCAACCAGGCCATGCCGGCGGATGCGCAGCATCGGTGGCGCGCCTGCGAGGGCGTCGATCACGGCCCGCTGGCCCGCGCGCGGCCTGGCAACGCCGCATCACGCGAAAGACGGCACGCCCTGGACAGCGCGCACGTCAGCCTTGGGATCCCGTTCCCGTCTTGCGCGCTCTGACCGCGCGATAGAACTCGTGTGCCGCGGGCAGCAGACACAGGGCCACGCCAGGCACGATCAGCAGCGGCCAGGTCAGGCCGCGCACGGGCGGCGCGCGCCTGATCCAGCCACCTTGTTCCACCCCCTGCGAAATGGCACCGCCCAGCAGGATCCAAGGCGCGATGTCCAGGACGCTGTGGAGATGCTGCTCGGCCGGAGAGAGATGCCGCTTGAGATAGGCGGACTTGGTATCCAGGTAACTGACCGCAGCGTGGCATGCCGTCATCACCAGAAGAAGGACATACATCGGCCAGGTCGGCTGCAGCAGCAGCCATACGCCCAGCGCCGCCAGCGCGATACCGAGCTGGAGCAGATGGAGCGAGGACTCGGCCAGACCCGACGTCGTCGCCAGGCTGGTGCGCCGGTGGCAGCGAAAGTCGGCGAAGCCCGCCGCCAGCCAGATCAGATAGATGCAATAGAGCAGGCGATCACTCATGCCGCCCGCTCCTGCGCTCACAACGATGCAGGGACAGGCGCGCCTCCTTCAGCGCATCGTACGCCTGCACGTCCCATTCCGGCGCACCTTCGAGAAACGCAATCACCCCGCCGGCCGCAAAAGTCGCCGGCGACAGGTCCATCGCATGGATGCGCAGCCTGAATTCCGGCCGCGACTGTGCGATGTCGCTCAACGTGCACAGAACACGCCGCAGCAGCTCGCGCCGCCCGCAGGGCTCCATGGATCGCAGCTGGTAGGCGCGGATGGCCGCGGTTTCCGGATTGTCGATCACCTCGACTCCTCCCCTGGCGCGCAGCTTCGCCTGGGCGGCGAAGCTGCGCGTCAACGACGCTAGCCCCGTGGCTCAGCGTCGATTGCCACCGCCACTGGACTGGCCACCCTTGCGTCCAGCCTCCGCAGCCTCCTCGCTGTTGAACTCGTGCGCGGTGCCCTTCTCGTGCGCGGCCTTGCCGCCCTTGCTGCCCGCCTCGGCCGCTTCTTCGCTGGTGAATTCATGCGCGGTGCCACGCTCGTGCGCGACCTTGCCTCCCTTGCTGCCGGCTTCAGCCGCTTCTTCGCTGCTGAACTCGTGCGCATTGCCGCTTTCATGGGAGGCGCGTCCGCCCTTCGAGGCGATCTCACGCTGCTTGTCTTCATCCATCGACGCAAAGCCGCGGTTGGAGCCTTCGTTCTGATTCTGGTTAGCCATGGTGATGTTCACCTGATGAACGACGCCAAGTGCGTCATGGGGCTCTACGCAGTTGTCGTGCCAACGCCTGCAGGCCCCGTGGTTGCGGGCGCTGCCTGCGGTTCGCCCGGCAGGCCATCGCGAAACGCCGGAAATTTCTTCGCGCCCCGCGTGCAGGTGTTTCCGTGTCCTGCCGCATCCCGTTCGGGGAAAG
The window above is part of the Pseudoxanthomonas sp. X-1 genome. Proteins encoded here:
- a CDS encoding KGG domain-containing protein; translated protein: MANQNQNEGSNRGFASMDEDKQREIASKGGRASHESGNAHEFSSEEAAEAGSKGGKVAHERGTAHEFTSEEAAEAGSKGGKAAHEKGTAHEFNSEEAAEAGRKGGQSSGGGNRR